In Deinococcus sp. KNUC1210, a single genomic region encodes these proteins:
- a CDS encoding glycosyltransferase yields MNVLVVHNFYRQAGGEDEVFFAETRELERQGVNVTRHTVHNDDFPDGARVSAALRTVWNPASARTLARLVHERNIEVVHFHNTFPLVSPSAYYAVQSAGARVVQTLHNFKLLCPATTLYRDGHPCEDCVGKRVPWPAVQHACYRESRAASGVLAATLTVHRMLGTYNRMIDVYIALTENARDTYLRGGLPAEKLVVKPNFLPTDPGAGLHRGAFALFVGRLTPEKGILTLLDAWRTLGATVPLTIAGDGPLAQEVERRAGELPGVTYLGRQPRDHIQELMREARLLVFPSEWYEGFPMTLIEAFAAGLPVVASRLGSMASIIEHGVSGRHFQPGDAADLVRQVEWLLQHPQALDAMRLEVRRRYLEQYTARQNVEQLIGLYQRVLARQPEPALRQHVRV; encoded by the coding sequence GTGAACGTGCTGGTGGTCCATAACTTCTACCGTCAGGCGGGGGGCGAAGACGAGGTGTTCTTTGCCGAAACCCGCGAACTCGAACGCCAGGGCGTGAACGTGACCCGGCACACCGTCCACAACGACGATTTCCCCGATGGGGCGCGGGTGTCGGCGGCGCTCCGGACCGTGTGGAATCCGGCGTCGGCCCGCACGCTGGCGCGGCTGGTGCACGAACGGAATATCGAGGTCGTACATTTTCACAACACCTTTCCGCTGGTGTCGCCCTCGGCGTATTACGCGGTGCAGTCGGCGGGGGCCAGGGTGGTGCAGACGCTGCACAATTTCAAGCTGCTGTGCCCGGCCACCACGCTGTACCGCGACGGGCACCCGTGCGAGGACTGCGTGGGCAAACGGGTGCCGTGGCCCGCCGTGCAGCACGCCTGCTACCGGGAGAGCCGCGCCGCGTCGGGCGTGCTGGCCGCCACCCTCACGGTTCACCGGATGCTCGGCACCTACAACCGCATGATCGACGTGTATATCGCCCTGACCGAGAATGCGCGGGACACCTATCTGCGGGGAGGGCTGCCCGCCGAGAAGCTGGTGGTCAAGCCCAACTTTCTGCCCACCGATCCGGGGGCCGGACTGCACCGGGGCGCGTTCGCCCTGTTCGTGGGCCGCCTGACACCGGAAAAAGGAATCCTGACCCTGCTGGATGCCTGGCGCACGCTGGGCGCAACCGTGCCGCTGACCATTGCCGGTGATGGACCGCTCGCACAGGAAGTCGAGCGGCGAGCGGGCGAACTGCCCGGCGTGACGTACCTGGGTCGCCAGCCGCGTGACCACATTCAGGAACTGATGCGCGAGGCCCGGCTGCTGGTCTTTCCCTCGGAATGGTACGAGGGGTTTCCGATGACGCTGATCGAGGCGTTTGCCGCCGGGCTGCCGGTGGTCGCCAGCCGCCTGGGGTCGATGGCGTCGATCATCGAACACGGTGTCAGCGGGCGGCACTTCCAGCCGGGCGACGCCGCCGATCTGGTGCGGCAGGTCGAGTGGCTGCTTCAGCACCCACAGGCACTCGACGCGATGCGGCTGGAGGTACGTCGCCGCTATCTGGAGCAGTACACCGCCCGGCAGAACGTCGAGCAGCTCATCGGGCTGTATCAGCGCGTCCTCGCCCGGCAGCCGGAACCCGCCCTGCGTCAGCACGTCCGGGTGTGA
- a CDS encoding glycosyltransferase — MHRWAAEGRLRWPVVLGAPVPQLAARLAEFDVVLMPSRFEGLAMLALEAAMAGIPLVGTCIAGLRELFAPGTDLLVNPEDTEALARCLVRVIEQPGSYRAQALARVPDTEAVFGAAQMASAYARLYQGAAPPFTLIPPEAACERAGGP; from the coding sequence CTGCACCGCTGGGCCGCCGAGGGTCGCCTGCGCTGGCCCGTCGTCCTCGGTGCCCCGGTTCCGCAGCTCGCCGCCCGCCTCGCGGAGTTCGACGTGGTGCTGATGCCGTCGCGCTTCGAGGGTCTGGCGATGCTGGCGCTGGAAGCCGCGATGGCCGGCATTCCGCTGGTCGGCACCTGCATCGCCGGACTGCGCGAACTGTTCGCGCCCGGCACTGACCTGCTGGTGAACCCGGAAGATACCGAAGCGTTGGCCCGCTGCCTCGTCCGGGTGATCGAGCAGCCCGGCAGCTACCGGGCACAGGCACTCGCCCGCGTCCCCGATACCGAAGCGGTCTTCGGAGCGGCGCAGATGGCATCGGCCTACGCCCGGCTGTACCAGGGTGCTGCGCCGCCGTTCACCCTCATCCCCCCGGAGGCCGCCTGTGAACGTGCTGGTGGTCCATAA
- a CDS encoding glycosyltransferase has translation MSLPSSSLPRPEPGSSAPSSVRPKVLQVITSLNLGGAEEVALSLTERLHDTCDFSVFAVMGVSSSDIGRDMQWRLWKLGVPVHTGTSLDMKAGGAVVAGQRLRQLLRHQPPDVLHLHTDIPDSTYAASTLFGQDSPGLRVLRTIHNTTLWPKWRRIGGWVERRLTRAEVVGVSPESLESLHRFREAQHLPRLPAAQCRVVYNGVAGGMETAAQRPARPPGPVRILFAGRLEPQKGADLLPAILERAAQLTPWTPACRSTGTARSRLRCTAGPPRVACAGPSSSVPRFRSSPPASRSSTWC, from the coding sequence ATGAGCCTGCCTTCCTCTTCGCTGCCGCGCCCGGAACCTGGGTCCTCGGCGCCGTCTTCGGTCCGCCCGAAGGTCCTTCAGGTGATTACCAGCCTGAATCTGGGCGGCGCAGAAGAAGTCGCGCTGAGTCTGACCGAGCGGCTGCACGACACCTGTGACTTCTCGGTTTTCGCGGTCATGGGCGTGTCGTCTTCCGACATCGGACGCGACATGCAGTGGCGTCTGTGGAAACTGGGAGTTCCGGTGCATACCGGCACCTCGCTCGACATGAAGGCGGGCGGCGCAGTCGTCGCCGGGCAGCGTCTGCGCCAGCTTCTGCGGCACCAGCCACCCGACGTGCTGCACCTGCACACCGATATTCCCGACAGTACCTACGCGGCCAGCACGCTGTTCGGGCAGGACTCACCGGGGCTGCGGGTGCTGAGGACCATTCACAACACCACGCTCTGGCCCAAATGGAGGCGCATCGGCGGCTGGGTCGAACGCCGCCTGACGCGGGCCGAGGTGGTGGGCGTCTCACCGGAAAGCCTGGAGAGTCTGCACCGTTTCCGGGAAGCACAGCACCTGCCGCGCCTGCCAGCAGCGCAGTGCCGGGTGGTCTACAACGGGGTCGCGGGCGGCATGGAAACCGCCGCCCAGCGCCCTGCCCGCCCACCCGGCCCGGTGCGAATCCTGTTTGCAGGCCGCCTGGAACCCCAGAAAGGAGCCGATCTGCTGCCCGCCATCCTGGAACGGGCGGCCCAGCTGACACCCTGGACGCCTGCGTGCAGGTCTACGGGCACGGCTCGCTCGCGGCTCCGCTGCACCGCTGGGCCGCCGAGGGTCGCCTGCGCTGGCCCGTCGTCCTCGGTGCCCCGGTTCCGCAGCTCGCCGCCCGCCTCGCGGAGTTCGACGTGGTGCTGA
- a CDS encoding O-antigen ligase family protein yields the protein MQRFTLSSAGWPPQRPASGRWSGPAAGVLAGLAALALGALSVTQPLAAAALALLTFLLAAVLFLYAHLPRLALGALGLCLIGYALFGRGFAYLGVAPLYVGEAALLLCLLAAALHTRWRVLAASPLTYLLGVYLLIGLVATVPQIGIYGLISLRDAVLWGYGLFALAVAALLIRFGAVTQVAATSLRFVPIFLVCAPLATLAVQLFGGAIPRLPGTDAALIEVKGGDVAVHLAGIAALLMLGLPRLLSRGRLSTLARHEWLWWALWLATAAIPVFRVRAGLLAIAAAVLIVLVLRPASRWGKPAALVVLLLTLALAFNVTARVGEDRNTISAEALLLNIQSIAGSSGEGYRDGTRGWRLRWWTEITHYTFGGPYFWTGKGYGINLADADGFQLGDHSLRSPHNGHLTILARSGVPGFAAWIVLQLTFALSLLRAYLRAQRNGQTLWARLNLFTLAYWAAFMVNASFDVYLEGPQGGIWFWCVFGFGLALLEVQRRAAATPPFQAALPGGTA from the coding sequence ATGCAGCGCTTCACGCTGAGTTCTGCCGGCTGGCCCCCCCAGCGCCCCGCCTCCGGACGATGGTCGGGTCCGGCGGCAGGCGTGCTGGCCGGGCTGGCGGCGCTGGCCCTGGGAGCGCTGTCGGTGACACAGCCGCTGGCAGCGGCGGCGCTGGCCCTCCTCACGTTTCTGCTGGCTGCCGTGCTGTTTCTGTACGCCCATCTGCCGCGTCTGGCGCTCGGAGCGCTCGGCCTCTGCCTGATCGGTTACGCGCTGTTCGGGCGCGGCTTCGCGTATCTGGGCGTTGCGCCGCTGTATGTGGGCGAGGCAGCGCTGCTGCTGTGCCTGCTGGCGGCGGCGCTGCATACCCGCTGGCGCGTGCTGGCCGCCTCACCGCTCACGTACCTGCTGGGCGTCTATCTGCTGATCGGCCTGGTCGCCACCGTTCCGCAGATCGGCATCTATGGCCTGATCTCGCTGCGCGACGCGGTGCTGTGGGGCTACGGACTGTTCGCCCTGGCGGTGGCCGCCCTGCTGATCCGCTTCGGCGCGGTCACACAGGTCGCCGCGACCTCTCTACGCTTCGTGCCGATCTTTCTGGTGTGTGCGCCGCTCGCCACGCTGGCGGTGCAGCTCTTCGGCGGAGCCATTCCGCGTCTCCCCGGCACCGACGCCGCGCTGATCGAGGTCAAGGGCGGCGACGTGGCAGTTCATCTGGCGGGCATCGCGGCGCTGCTGATGCTGGGGCTGCCGCGTCTGCTGTCACGGGGCAGGCTCAGCACGCTGGCTCGGCACGAGTGGCTGTGGTGGGCGCTGTGGCTGGCGACGGCGGCCATTCCGGTCTTCCGGGTACGCGCCGGGCTGCTCGCCATCGCGGCGGCGGTCCTGATCGTGCTGGTACTGCGGCCCGCCAGTCGCTGGGGCAAACCGGCGGCCCTGGTAGTGCTGCTGCTGACGCTGGCACTGGCCTTCAACGTGACCGCGAGAGTGGGAGAAGACCGCAACACCATCTCTGCCGAGGCGCTGCTGCTGAATATTCAGAGCATCGCGGGCAGCAGCGGCGAGGGCTACCGCGACGGCACGCGGGGCTGGCGGCTGCGCTGGTGGACAGAGATCACGCACTACACCTTCGGCGGACCGTACTTCTGGACCGGCAAGGGCTACGGCATCAATCTGGCCGACGCCGACGGCTTCCAGCTCGGAGACCACTCGCTGCGCAGTCCACACAACGGCCACCTCACCATTCTGGCCCGCTCGGGCGTTCCGGGCTTCGCGGCCTGGATCGTCCTTCAGCTGACCTTCGCTCTGAGCCTGCTGCGGGCCTATCTGCGGGCGCAGCGCAACGGACAGACGCTGTGGGCGCGGCTCAATCTGTTCACGCTCGCGTACTGGGCGGCCTTCATGGTGAACGCGTCGTTCGACGTATATCTGGAAGGGCCACAGGGAGGTATCTGGTTCTGGTGTGTGTTCGGCTTCGGGCTGGCGCTGCTGGAAGTGCAGCGCCGGGCGGCTGCCACGCCCCCTTTTCAGGCCGCGCTGCCCGGAGGCACCGCATGA
- a CDS encoding NPCBM/NEW2 domain-containing protein, translating to MRKQRWWLAVTCAAVLGLAGCSDQSAPQSSEAGAGQETQTDPYAGGKSYPWSDRIDPSGDAASVPGGFPWTGFHAQAGGLRTAAVGSGDTAYLSDLSWTSAKSAWGPVEKDMSNGDQGSGDGHPLTIGGQVYAKGLGVHASSEINYALNGLCTTFSASIGVDDEVGTRGSVVFEVWNGTATKLYSSALLTGNDPASAISVDVTNVQNLRLVVTDGGNGINNDHADWADAQIVCPQKPLSGQTYLSDLMWTSAQSGWGPIERDLSNGDKLSGDGHPLTIGGQVYAKGLGVHALSTITYALSAQCSAFDAQVGLDDEVTDHGSVVFQVFGDGVSLFDSGVLRGTDAPRALSVNLSGVQELKLVVGDSGNGITNDHADWGDAKLTCSTHTTAPATPTNLTALPGTGSVTLDWSDNTESDLVGYRVSRAAQASGPYTLLTAQPITVSAYTDASAGSAQVFYQVVAVDRSGNASAPASISATPSSGTPKIVTENPDAFPYPDRLVFSRIGSLSSPPSNAVHDLSTLRVKNTGTGPLTITGLNLTGTWVLDPAIPLPTNVAAGGTLNVRLRLTAQTNKVNMGTLTVVSNDPTTPNLTIQLAGLWQSLPENNQEPNPLQIRDAFGYTFSFLGGESSLNQDGLVRPQGDEVIAPYWQRADLSQPVTVRQIAAFHTQGNTGTLYWHDKASSSVTTLFTHIAADAQTIFPRIGGGLPAVTTFTPTATFGLRVDGEWSDPRRNSQTADRSNGCARPCGQHLRFWPIKDRAGALVPNSYMLIMDYSGINYDYNDMIYVISNVRPAPILLNVGGATYSAPSGDVWLSDKDQNGDAPYTPSTAVAQGSQTSTTPIAGTDNPVLYRTSRGDLGAATPQSSRLLTFNVPINNGTYLVKLHFADLTWTAPGQRVFDVSLEGQLRIASLDIVATAGGGNTALVVPIDNVQVKDGKLTIDLKASVDFPSLSGIEIVR from the coding sequence ATGAGGAAACAGAGGTGGTGGCTCGCCGTGACGTGTGCGGCGGTGCTGGGGCTGGCCGGGTGTTCCGATCAATCCGCGCCGCAGAGCAGTGAGGCCGGGGCGGGCCAGGAAACACAGACCGATCCATACGCGGGTGGCAAGAGCTATCCCTGGAGTGACCGGATCGACCCTTCCGGTGACGCGGCCAGCGTTCCGGGCGGCTTTCCCTGGACGGGCTTTCACGCGCAGGCAGGCGGCCTGAGGACGGCAGCCGTGGGCAGCGGCGACACCGCGTACCTGTCCGATCTGAGCTGGACGAGCGCCAAGAGCGCCTGGGGGCCGGTCGAAAAGGACATGAGCAACGGCGACCAGGGCAGCGGCGACGGCCACCCGCTGACCATCGGCGGGCAGGTGTACGCCAAGGGGCTGGGCGTGCATGCCAGTTCGGAGATCAATTACGCGCTGAACGGCCTGTGTACCACCTTCAGCGCCAGCATCGGCGTGGATGACGAGGTGGGCACGCGGGGCAGCGTGGTGTTCGAGGTCTGGAACGGCACCGCCACGAAGCTGTACAGCAGCGCCCTCCTGACCGGCAACGACCCGGCCAGTGCCATCAGCGTGGACGTGACGAACGTGCAGAATCTGCGGCTGGTCGTGACCGACGGCGGCAACGGGATCAACAACGATCACGCCGACTGGGCCGACGCGCAGATCGTGTGTCCTCAGAAACCCCTGAGCGGTCAGACCTACCTTTCCGATCTGATGTGGACGAGCGCTCAGAGCGGCTGGGGGCCGATTGAACGCGATCTGAGCAACGGCGACAAGCTGAGCGGCGACGGCCACCCGCTGACCATCGGCGGACAGGTGTATGCCAAGGGGCTGGGCGTTCACGCGCTCTCGACCATCACCTACGCGCTGTCGGCGCAGTGCAGCGCCTTCGATGCCCAGGTGGGACTGGACGACGAGGTGACCGATCACGGCAGCGTCGTGTTTCAGGTGTTCGGAGACGGCGTTTCGCTCTTCGACAGCGGCGTCCTGCGCGGCACAGACGCACCCCGAGCGCTTTCGGTCAACCTGAGCGGCGTGCAGGAACTCAAACTGGTGGTGGGAGACAGCGGCAACGGCATCACCAACGATCACGCCGACTGGGGCGACGCCAAACTGACCTGCTCGACCCACACCACCGCGCCTGCCACGCCCACCAACCTGACGGCGCTCCCGGGCACGGGCAGCGTGACGCTCGACTGGAGCGACAACACCGAGAGCGATCTGGTCGGCTACCGGGTGTCCCGCGCTGCCCAGGCGAGCGGCCCCTACACCCTGCTGACCGCCCAGCCCATCACGGTTTCGGCCTATACCGACGCCTCGGCTGGCAGCGCCCAGGTGTTCTATCAGGTGGTGGCTGTGGACCGCAGCGGCAACGCGTCTGCGCCCGCCAGCATCAGCGCGACGCCCAGCAGCGGGACCCCGAAGATCGTGACCGAAAATCCCGACGCCTTTCCCTATCCGGACCGCCTGGTGTTCAGCCGGATCGGCAGCCTGAGCAGTCCGCCCAGCAACGCCGTTCACGACCTGAGCACGCTGAGGGTGAAGAACACCGGCACCGGCCCACTGACCATTACCGGGCTGAATCTCACCGGAACCTGGGTTCTCGATCCGGCCATTCCGCTGCCGACCAATGTGGCGGCGGGCGGCACGCTGAATGTGCGGCTGCGCCTGACGGCTCAGACGAACAAGGTGAACATGGGCACCCTGACGGTGGTGTCCAACGATCCCACCACGCCCAACCTGACCATTCAGCTCGCTGGCCTGTGGCAGAGCCTGCCGGAGAACAACCAGGAGCCCAATCCGCTCCAGATCCGCGACGCCTTCGGGTACACCTTCAGCTTTCTGGGCGGCGAGTCCAGCCTCAATCAGGACGGGCTGGTCCGTCCACAGGGAGATGAGGTGATCGCTCCGTACTGGCAGCGGGCCGACCTGAGCCAGCCGGTGACGGTGCGCCAGATCGCCGCCTTCCATACCCAGGGCAACACCGGCACGCTGTACTGGCACGACAAGGCCAGCAGCTCGGTCACCACGCTGTTCACGCATATTGCCGCCGACGCCCAGACGATCTTTCCGCGCATCGGCGGCGGCCTGCCTGCGGTCACGACCTTCACACCCACCGCCACCTTCGGCCTCCGGGTCGACGGCGAGTGGAGTGATCCGCGCCGCAACAGTCAGACCGCCGACCGTAGCAACGGCTGTGCGCGTCCGTGCGGGCAGCATCTGCGCTTCTGGCCGATCAAGGACAGGGCGGGCGCACTGGTGCCCAACTCCTACATGCTGATCATGGATTACAGCGGCATCAACTACGACTACAACGACATGATCTACGTCATCAGCAATGTCCGGCCCGCCCCGATCCTGTTGAACGTGGGCGGCGCGACCTACTCCGCTCCGAGCGGCGACGTGTGGCTCTCGGACAAGGATCAGAACGGCGACGCGCCCTACACGCCCAGCACGGCGGTTGCCCAGGGCAGTCAGACCTCGACCACGCCTATCGCGGGCACCGACAACCCGGTGCTGTACCGCACCTCACGCGGCGACCTGGGAGCCGCGACGCCGCAGAGTTCGCGCCTGCTCACCTTCAACGTGCCGATCAACAACGGCACTTATCTGGTGAAACTGCATTTTGCCGATCTGACCTGGACTGCGCCCGGTCAGCGGGTCTTCGATGTCAGTCTGGAAGGACAGCTCCGGATTGCCAGTCTCGACATCGTGGCGACTGCGGGGGGCGGCAACACGGCGCTGGTGGTTCCCATCGACAACGTGCAGGTCAAGGACGGCAAGCTCACCATCGATCTGAAAGCCAGCGTGGATTTTCCCTCGCTGTCGGGCATCGAAATCGTGCGCTGA
- a CDS encoding WecB/TagA/CpsF family glycosyltransferase — MIDQGAHSVLGVNIHAVDYDRVLQVVLAAAAQRRPFALSALAVHGVMTGATDAEHARRLNGLDMVVPDGQPVRWALALLHGQRLPDRVYGPELTLRVLRGLAAEGLSVYLYGSTPEVLGRFIARIRHDLPGLKIAGSEASKFRRTSPEEQLEIAERIRDSGAHLVLVGLGCPRQEVWAFEYRDLIGVPLLAVGAAFDFHAGTLAQAPKRMQASGLEWLFRLTQEPKRLWRRYVLLNPLFLGWLTLQKTGLRPFPARAPNGSETPQRFG; from the coding sequence ATGATCGACCAGGGCGCTCATTCGGTGCTGGGTGTCAATATTCATGCGGTGGATTACGACCGCGTTCTTCAGGTGGTGCTGGCGGCGGCGGCCCAGCGGCGACCTTTCGCGCTGAGCGCCCTGGCTGTCCACGGCGTCATGACGGGCGCGACCGATGCCGAGCACGCCCGCCGCCTCAACGGGCTGGATATGGTGGTTCCCGACGGTCAGCCGGTGCGCTGGGCGCTGGCGCTGCTGCATGGTCAGCGCCTGCCGGACCGGGTGTACGGCCCCGAACTGACGCTGCGGGTGCTGCGGGGTCTGGCCGCAGAGGGCCTGAGCGTTTACCTGTACGGCAGCACGCCGGAGGTGCTGGGCCGCTTCATCGCCAGGATTCGCCACGATCTGCCGGGCCTGAAGATCGCCGGATCGGAAGCCTCGAAGTTTCGCCGCACCTCTCCAGAAGAGCAGCTGGAAATTGCCGAGCGTATCCGTGACTCGGGAGCGCATCTGGTGCTGGTGGGCCTGGGCTGCCCACGCCAGGAAGTCTGGGCCTTCGAATACCGCGACCTGATCGGTGTGCCGCTGCTGGCGGTCGGGGCGGCCTTCGACTTTCATGCGGGCACGCTGGCGCAGGCCCCGAAGCGCATGCAGGCATCGGGCCTGGAATGGCTGTTCCGGCTGACTCAGGAGCCGAAGCGGTTATGGCGGCGGTACGTGCTGCTCAATCCTCTGTTTCTGGGGTGGCTGACGCTTCAAAAGACCGGCCTGCGGCCTTTTCCCGCCCGCGCCCCCAACGGCAGCGAGACGCCCCAACGGTTCGGCTGA
- a CDS encoding NAD-dependent epimerase/dehydratase family protein, which translates to MTMPLDARIYIATAPELVEVALLRRLNHLGFHNVTLGKQVDLRSRSAVMAFFEKELPDYVFLNAANLYSAADPFKPATWLHDNLLSVANVIEASYLYDVTKLLCLDCASTFLQPMILPWYVETLPPEQLDGTLRACQVTRRAIVELCRSYRAQYSCDFVSAVTSNVYGAGRWTQVPRGHLVPALIKEVVHAKELELRRIDLLGGAAQRHDLVHLDDLTEALVYMMNQVSQPDCISVESGQPHSLAELARLVGSMVGYQGQFEFVGSGPFSVLLDRPEMPTLQSLGWQTRVPLGDGLHSEYRWYLQHRHHDQPG; encoded by the coding sequence ATGACGATGCCGCTGGACGCCAGAATCTATATCGCCACCGCTCCGGAACTGGTCGAAGTCGCCCTGCTCAGGCGTCTCAATCACCTGGGATTTCATAACGTGACGCTCGGCAAACAGGTGGATCTCCGCAGCAGAAGCGCCGTGATGGCCTTCTTCGAAAAGGAACTCCCCGATTATGTGTTCCTGAACGCCGCCAACCTCTACAGCGCCGCCGATCCCTTCAAGCCCGCCACCTGGCTGCACGACAACCTGCTGAGCGTGGCGAACGTGATCGAGGCGTCGTACCTCTACGACGTGACGAAACTGCTGTGCCTCGACTGCGCCTCGACCTTCCTCCAGCCGATGATTTTGCCGTGGTATGTCGAAACGCTGCCGCCAGAGCAGCTCGACGGCACGCTGCGGGCATGTCAGGTGACGCGGCGGGCCATTGTCGAGCTGTGCCGCAGTTACCGCGCACAGTACAGCTGCGACTTCGTCAGTGCCGTGACCAGCAACGTCTACGGTGCAGGCCGCTGGACGCAGGTACCCAGGGGCCATCTGGTGCCCGCCCTCATCAAGGAGGTGGTGCATGCCAAGGAACTGGAACTGCGGCGCATCGATCTGCTGGGCGGCGCGGCGCAGCGACACGACCTGGTGCATCTCGACGATCTGACCGAGGCCCTGGTGTACATGATGAATCAGGTGTCGCAGCCCGACTGCATCTCGGTGGAATCCGGGCAGCCGCACTCGCTGGCAGAACTGGCCCGGCTCGTGGGCTCCATGGTGGGCTACCAGGGGCAGTTCGAGTTCGTGGGCAGCGGCCCGTTCTCGGTGCTGCTGGATCGGCCGGAAATGCCGACGCTCCAGAGTCTGGGCTGGCAGACCAGAGTGCCGCTCGGTGACGGTCTGCACAGCGAATACCGCTGGTATCTGCAGCACCGTCACCACGATCAGCCCGGCTGA
- a CDS encoding UDP-glucose/GDP-mannose dehydrogenase family protein — protein sequence MPNTESLNVAVVGTGYVGLGTAVMLAYLGHQVTGIDIDERKIEMLRRGELPIYEPGLADLLHASESRLTWTSDYAAAIPEADVIIVCVGTPPLPDGHPNLRYIAEAARSVAQNLNGKFQVIVNKSTVPVGTGDWVTRILEDNAPDYHANRYAVVSNPEFLREGTALHDSLYPDRIVLGSASQEGIERLRQLYRRLLEQDFTPPEGVPRPAGLARPQFVTTSLNSAEMIKYAANAFLALKISFANEIAGLCERVDADIEEVVHGIGHDQRIGHRFLVAGAGWGGSCFAKDTAALISTGAEYDYEMPILQAAVDVNRHQRQLVVSKLQRHLHRLQGKRVAVLGLAFKPNTDDLRDAPAHDCIARLMELGAQVVVHDPVAMEQARREWTHLSYQEASSAYDAVRGADAVILMTEWQDYHDLDWEQAVASMRRRLVIDTRNVLRQLPSDTVLEQIGRRRVQETHALPILPVPVSSVHV from the coding sequence ATGCCAAACACGGAATCGCTCAATGTGGCTGTCGTCGGTACCGGATACGTCGGTCTGGGAACCGCCGTGATGCTGGCGTACCTGGGGCACCAGGTCACGGGCATCGACATCGACGAACGCAAGATCGAAATGCTGCGGCGCGGAGAGCTGCCCATCTATGAACCCGGCCTGGCCGATCTGCTGCACGCCAGCGAGTCGCGCCTCACCTGGACCAGCGACTATGCGGCGGCCATACCGGAGGCCGACGTGATCATCGTGTGCGTGGGCACGCCGCCGCTGCCAGACGGGCATCCGAATCTGCGGTATATCGCGGAGGCGGCCCGCAGCGTGGCCCAGAATCTCAACGGCAAGTTTCAGGTGATCGTCAACAAGAGCACGGTGCCGGTGGGAACCGGCGACTGGGTCACCCGGATTCTGGAAGACAACGCGCCGGATTACCACGCCAACCGGTACGCGGTGGTCAGCAATCCCGAGTTTCTGCGCGAGGGCACGGCGCTGCACGACAGCCTGTATCCAGACCGTATCGTGCTGGGAAGTGCCAGCCAGGAGGGCATCGAGCGGTTGCGCCAGCTGTACCGGCGGCTGCTGGAGCAGGATTTCACGCCGCCCGAGGGGGTGCCGCGTCCTGCGGGCCTGGCCCGTCCTCAGTTCGTGACCACCAGCCTCAACAGCGCCGAGATGATCAAGTACGCGGCCAATGCCTTCCTGGCGCTCAAGATCAGCTTTGCCAACGAGATCGCCGGGCTGTGCGAGCGGGTCGATGCCGACATCGAGGAAGTGGTGCACGGCATCGGACACGATCAGCGCATCGGCCACCGCTTCCTGGTGGCGGGGGCGGGCTGGGGCGGCAGCTGCTTTGCCAAGGACACCGCCGCCCTCATCAGCACCGGGGCCGAGTACGACTACGAGATGCCGATCCTTCAGGCCGCCGTGGACGTGAACCGTCATCAGCGGCAGCTGGTGGTCAGCAAGCTTCAGCGCCACCTGCACCGCCTTCAGGGCAAACGGGTCGCCGTGCTGGGACTGGCGTTCAAGCCCAACACCGACGATCTGCGCGACGCCCCCGCCCACGACTGCATCGCGCGGCTGATGGAACTGGGCGCACAGGTGGTCGTGCACGACCCGGTGGCGATGGAGCAGGCCCGACGCGAGTGGACGCACCTGAGCTATCAGGAGGCCAGCAGCGCCTACGACGCGGTGCGCGGTGCAGACGCGGTGATCCTGATGACCGAGTGGCAGGATTACCACGATCTCGACTGGGAACAGGCTGTTGCCAGCATGCGCCGCCGCCTGGTGATCGATACCCGGAATGTTCTGCGGCAGCTGCCGAGCGATACCGTGCTCGAACAGATCGGTCGCCGCCGCGTGCAGGAGACGCACGCCCTGCCGATCCTGCCCGTGCCCGTCAGCAGCGTACACGTATGA